GTGGCAACCTGGACCGCTTGTTCTTCCGACTTCAGAAAGTTGATCGCGACCGAAGCACCTCGAGCGGCCAACTCCAACGCGATCGCACGACCGATCCCACGACTTGCGCCGGTGACCAAAGCTCGTTTGCCTTTCAAGTCCGCTGATGGTTTCATGTCTGTCCCCGATCCCTCATTCATGGTGATCTTCCAACGTAGCTTCTTTTGACGACACGCGTTCTGAATTCATCAGGCTGCTCCAGTGCACATGAAAGGCATGTAGTCTCTCTTCACAGCGTCCAAAAATTCGCCCGGTTTGCTGACTCGTGTCATCGAGACAAGCTGAATTCATTCCTGCCTGAACGAGCGGAAAAATGGCCGCGTCTTCATCTAACACTTTCCGAGCCATCGACGCCGCACTGCGTCCCAATCCGCTCGCGACCCGGCCCGCGATGATGCCCGAACGTTTGGGGCGGCGGGTGAATCCAAAAACGGTGATCTTGCTCTTCGATGTTCCGGTGGGCGTGATCTGATAGACCAAACTCATGGTGTCCGTGAACGACGCCATGATATTTGGGAACACATGAACATGCTGATAGTGAGGCCCGAATTCTCCGACCAACCATCGCATCACACGTTCTTCCATCCGAGCAAGAAACGAATCGTCACGGGCATCCGTCCGAAATCGAGTTCCCCAAGAAAGCAATTCGTGCGTGCTCTCGTTCTCACCCGGATCGTTGCCAAATGTCTGCGAGTGGACTTCGCTGAGATGGTAGCTTTCCAGCGAACCTTCAATCGGGATCTTCCAATCGCACGAGTATTCCAGTTCCTCATGAAGAACCTGCTGCCACAACTTCGCGTCCGTTTTCGCGGCGAAGTCACCGACCCAATCATCGTCTCCCGGCGTGGTCGCTTCGCCCGCCAGATTCACGAAAACCAACTGACCAACCACTTGCACTGGATAGCGATTCAAGCGGTAGCGTTCTCGATCGAAGTGCGGAAAATTTTTCGCGGCCGGAATCTTTCGAGTGCGACCGTCTCCGCCGTACTG
Above is a genomic segment from Rhodopirellula bahusiensis containing:
- a CDS encoding aromatic ring-hydroxylating oxygenase subunit alpha, producing the protein MYHATTSQPALLPSNWYTDSTIHRREAAALGRAGWQLVTTTTGLSKPGDYQAMDRLGVPLIVRNHDGELVALRNVCAHRQCQLVTEGGGHAKDLKCPYHGWQYGGDGRTRKIPAAKNFPHFDRERYRLNRYPVQVVGQLVFVNLAGEATTPGDDDWVGDFAAKTDAKLWQQVLHEELEYSCDWKIPIEGSLESYHLSEVHSQTFGNDPGENESTHELLSWGTRFRTDARDDSFLARMEERVMRWLVGEFGPHYQHVHVFPNIMASFTDTMSLVYQITPTGTSKSKITVFGFTRRPKRSGIIAGRVASGLGRSAASMARKVLDEDAAIFPLVQAGMNSACLDDTSQQTGRIFGRCEERLHAFHVHWSSLMNSERVSSKEATLEDHHE